One window of Sinorhizobium numidicum genomic DNA carries:
- a CDS encoding helix-turn-helix domain-containing protein → MGFTSPNPIDIFVGGRIRFRRTMLGMSEDGLAGALGVAPGQIRKYEEGVDRVSASRLHDIADVLDVHFSFFFKNSPPSTGGGLRDVTDLSTFA, encoded by the coding sequence ATGGGTTTTACCTCGCCCAATCCCATCGACATTTTTGTCGGTGGTCGCATTCGGTTTCGCCGCACCATGTTGGGAATGAGCGAGGACGGGCTTGCCGGTGCGCTGGGTGTCGCGCCTGGGCAGATCCGGAAATACGAAGAGGGTGTCGATCGGGTGTCCGCGAGCCGGCTGCATGATATTGCGGACGTTCTCGACGTACACTTTTCCTTCTTCTTCAAAAATTCACCGCCATCGACCGGCGGCGGATTGCGTGATGTGACCGATCTTTCGACATTCGCTTGA